A stretch of the Actinomyces faecalis genome encodes the following:
- the iolD gene encoding 3D-(3,5/4)-trihydroxycyclohexane-1,2-dione acylhydrolase (decyclizing), with protein MSNEAYQGTIRLTVAQATVRFLSNQFSERDGVEHRLIEGAFGIFGHGNVAGIGQALLQNEINPAEGENPMPYIMPRNEQGAVHAAAAFAKVRNRLSTYMVTASIGPGSLNMVTGAALATTNRVPVLIFPSDQFATRVPDPVLQQLEDPTTLDLTVNDAFRPVSRFFDRINRPEQLIPSLLSAMRVLTDPAETGAVVIAMPQDVQAEAFDWPVELFRKRVWHVRRPVAEPAALERAVARIKAAKRPMIISGGGTIYAEASEELRAFATATGIPVADTQAGKGAINFDHLCAIGGVGSTGGDSGNHIADKADLVIGIGTRYSDFTTASKTQFKNRDVEFVNINVTPFDAAKQSAEMVVADAREALVALTEALKGYHVDEEYTAEIARERESWLARTSECYHLGHGPLPAQTEVFGALNEMLGDEDIVINAAGSMPGDLQALWQARTPVQYHVEYAFSCMGYEIPAGLGCKLARPESEVVAIVGDGTYQMLPMELATVVQENVKVIYVLLQNYGFASIGALSESRGSQRFGTKYRQRGEGSHLADEQTVKGVDIAANAESWGLKVYRVGSIEEFKEAYAKAHAADEASMIHIETDLYGPNPPASSWWDVAVSQVSSLESTQKAYQDYLEDKKPQRHYL; from the coding sequence ATGAGCAATGAGGCCTACCAGGGCACCATCCGCCTGACCGTCGCCCAGGCGACTGTCCGCTTCCTGTCCAATCAGTTCTCCGAGCGCGACGGCGTCGAGCACCGCCTCATCGAGGGTGCCTTCGGCATCTTCGGTCACGGCAACGTGGCCGGTATCGGCCAGGCGCTGCTGCAGAACGAGATCAACCCGGCTGAGGGCGAGAACCCGATGCCGTACATCATGCCGCGTAACGAGCAGGGTGCTGTTCACGCCGCAGCCGCCTTCGCCAAGGTGCGCAACCGCCTGTCCACCTACATGGTGACGGCGTCCATCGGCCCCGGCTCGCTCAACATGGTCACCGGTGCGGCTCTGGCCACCACCAATCGTGTGCCGGTCCTGATCTTCCCCTCCGACCAGTTCGCCACCCGCGTTCCGGACCCGGTGCTCCAGCAGCTTGAGGACCCCACTACGCTGGACCTGACCGTCAACGACGCCTTCCGTCCGGTCTCCCGTTTCTTCGACCGGATCAACCGCCCCGAGCAGCTCATCCCCTCGCTGCTGTCGGCCATGCGTGTCCTGACTGATCCGGCCGAGACTGGTGCAGTGGTCATCGCCATGCCGCAGGACGTCCAGGCCGAGGCCTTCGACTGGCCGGTGGAGCTCTTCCGCAAGCGCGTGTGGCACGTGCGTCGCCCCGTGGCTGAGCCCGCCGCTCTGGAGCGCGCGGTCGCCAGGATCAAGGCTGCCAAGCGCCCGATGATCATCTCCGGTGGTGGCACGATCTACGCCGAGGCTTCCGAGGAGCTGCGCGCCTTCGCTACCGCTACCGGTATCCCGGTGGCAGACACGCAGGCCGGTAAGGGTGCCATCAACTTCGATCACCTCTGCGCCATCGGTGGTGTGGGCTCGACCGGTGGCGACTCCGGTAACCACATCGCCGACAAGGCTGACCTGGTCATCGGTATCGGTACGCGTTACTCCGACTTCACCACGGCCTCCAAGACCCAGTTCAAGAACCGCGACGTCGAGTTCGTCAACATCAACGTCACCCCCTTCGATGCCGCCAAGCAGAGCGCCGAGATGGTCGTTGCGGACGCCCGCGAAGCCCTGGTCGCTCTGACCGAGGCACTCAAGGGCTACCACGTTGACGAGGAGTACACCGCTGAGATCGCTCGCGAGCGTGAGTCCTGGCTGGCTCGCACCTCCGAGTGCTACCACCTGGGTCACGGCCCGCTGCCGGCTCAGACCGAGGTCTTCGGTGCGCTCAACGAGATGCTCGGTGACGAGGACATCGTCATCAACGCTGCTGGCTCCATGCCTGGTGACCTGCAGGCGCTGTGGCAGGCCCGCACTCCGGTGCAGTACCACGTGGAGTACGCTTTCTCCTGCATGGGCTACGAGATTCCGGCTGGCCTGGGCTGCAAGCTGGCTCGCCCCGAGTCTGAGGTTGTCGCCATCGTCGGTGACGGCACCTACCAGATGCTCCCCATGGAGCTGGCCACCGTCGTTCAGGAGAACGTCAAGGTCATCTACGTGCTGCTGCAGAACTACGGCTTCGCCTCCATTGGTGCGCTGTCTGAGTCCCGTGGCTCCCAGCGCTTTGGCACCAAGTACCGTCAGCGCGGCGAGGGCTCGCACCTGGCTGACGAGCAGACGGTCAAGGGGGTGGACATCGCTGCCAACGCTGAGTCCTGGGGCCTGAAGGTCTACCGCGTCGGCTCCATCGAGGAGTTCAAGGAGGCTTACGCCAAGGCTCACGCTGCAGATGAGGCCTCCATGATCCACATTGAGACCGACCTCTACGGCCCCAACCCGCCGGCTTCTTCGTGGTGGGATGTCGCGGTGTCTCAGGTCTCGAGCCTCGAGTCCACCCAGAAGGCCTATCAGGACTACCTGGAGGACAAGAAGCCTCAGCGTCACTACCTGTGA
- the iolB gene encoding 5-deoxy-glucuronate isomerase — MTLDMHVRAGQTAHDQLSVDISATDAGWGFSGLRVVNLAAGESVALASGDSELLVLPLEGGVSVEVDGETYEINGRTGVFEQITDSLYIPRGKSFTLTSAQGGRFALPSSVATRDLPVRYLPREKATTGIRGAGDCSRQVTNYALNNDVETSHLLVTEVITPGGNWSSYPAHKHEAHTADERELEEIYYFEIAASPAGDPGFGLHRTYGSSPDKPIDVCVEIRNGDVALVPYGYHGPCVAAPGYDMYYLNVMAGPSEDLVWLAPDDPAHHWIRQSWEGQEPDPRLPMAR, encoded by the coding sequence ATGACCCTTGACATGCACGTCCGTGCCGGTCAGACCGCGCACGACCAGCTTTCTGTTGACATCTCCGCGACCGATGCGGGCTGGGGCTTCTCCGGTCTTCGGGTGGTCAACCTGGCTGCCGGTGAGTCCGTGGCGCTGGCCTCGGGCGACTCTGAGCTTCTCGTCCTGCCGCTCGAGGGCGGCGTGAGCGTGGAGGTCGACGGCGAGACCTACGAGATCAACGGCCGCACCGGAGTCTTCGAGCAGATCACGGACTCGCTGTACATTCCGCGGGGCAAGTCCTTCACCCTCACCAGCGCACAGGGTGGTCGCTTCGCCCTGCCGTCCTCGGTGGCGACCCGCGACCTGCCGGTGCGTTACCTCCCGCGTGAGAAGGCCACCACCGGCATTCGCGGTGCGGGGGACTGCTCGCGTCAGGTCACTAACTACGCGCTGAACAACGACGTTGAGACCTCCCACCTCCTGGTCACCGAGGTCATCACTCCCGGCGGAAACTGGTCCTCCTACCCGGCGCACAAGCACGAGGCTCACACGGCCGACGAGCGTGAGCTCGAGGAGATCTACTACTTCGAGATCGCCGCGTCTCCCGCTGGCGACCCCGGCTTCGGTCTGCACCGCACCTACGGTTCCAGCCCCGACAAGCCGATCGACGTGTGCGTCGAGATCCGTAACGGCGACGTGGCACTGGTGCCCTACGGCTACCACGGTCCGTGCGTGGCAGCGCCCGGATACGACATGTACTACCTCAACGTCATGGCTGGGCCAAGCGAGGACCTGGTCTGGCTTGCCCCCGACGACCCGGCGCACCACTGGATTCGCCAGTCCTGGGAAGGGCAGGAGCCTGACCCGCGCCTGCCGATGGCCCGCTGA
- a CDS encoding Cgl0159 family (beta/alpha)8-fold protein, translated as MSSTPLTDKIVEIRTHTPERIAQVMADRPRGTMPAGDDKLMIIACDHPARGALAAGRDPMAMASREEVLARCVEALSRPGVDGFLGTADLIEDLALLGALDGKLVYGSMNRGGLAGATFEMDDRMTGYDAAGVVASRLDGGKMLMRINYEDPRTVDTLATCAKAVDELAERQVMAMVEPFISRWDKGRIINDLSPDAVIASMAIASGLGRTSAYTWLKLPAVPEMERVMEASTLPALILGGAVSADADAARDSWRRALDLPTVKGLVIGRSLLFPPDDDVAGAVDNTVGLLS; from the coding sequence ATGTCATCAACACCTCTGACTGACAAGATCGTTGAGATCCGGACGCACACGCCTGAGCGCATTGCTCAGGTGATGGCTGACCGCCCGCGCGGCACCATGCCGGCCGGCGATGACAAGCTGATGATCATCGCCTGTGACCACCCCGCACGTGGTGCGCTGGCTGCTGGCCGCGACCCCATGGCGATGGCCTCGCGTGAAGAGGTCCTGGCTCGGTGCGTGGAAGCACTCTCGCGCCCCGGTGTTGACGGTTTCCTGGGAACTGCCGACCTCATCGAGGATCTCGCACTGCTGGGTGCCCTGGACGGCAAGCTCGTCTACGGCTCGATGAATCGCGGCGGCTTGGCCGGCGCCACCTTCGAGATGGATGACCGCATGACCGGGTACGACGCCGCCGGAGTAGTGGCCTCGCGCCTGGACGGCGGCAAGATGCTCATGCGGATCAACTACGAGGACCCGCGCACTGTGGACACCCTGGCGACCTGCGCCAAGGCTGTTGACGAGCTAGCCGAGCGTCAGGTGATGGCCATGGTCGAGCCATTCATCTCGCGCTGGGATAAGGGCAGGATCATCAATGATCTGAGTCCTGACGCCGTCATCGCCTCAATGGCGATTGCCTCCGGGCTGGGGCGCACCAGCGCCTACACATGGCTTAAGCTTCCGGCTGTGCCGGAGATGGAACGGGTCATGGAGGCATCGACCCTGCCCGCACTTATCCTGGGTGGTGCGGTGTCTGCGGACGCCGACGCCGCTCGTGACAGCTGGCGCCGTGCGCTTGATCTGCCCACCGTCAAGGGACTGGTGATCGGCCGTTCCCTTCTGTTCCCTCCCGACGACGACGTCGCCGGGGCCGTCGACAACACCGTAGGACTTCTCTCATGA
- the iolC gene encoding 5-dehydro-2-deoxygluconokinase — protein MTASTSTPPLDVLTIGRCGIDVYPLQTGVGLEDVESFGKFLGGSPTNVAVAAARYRHRSAVITGVGDDPFGRFVRREMRRLGVYDDYVVTKADFLTPLTFCEIFPPDDFPLYFYREPSAPDLELTQADIPMDAVREAEIFWISATGLSKEPSRTAHHAALGARERKRVTIMDLDYRASFWESEDEAHQYVFEALPHVNVAIGNREECRIAVGESDPERAADALLEAGVEVAIVKQGMHGTLAKTRDERVEMPVTPATTLNGLGAGDAFGGAICHGLLSGWPLEKTVFAASTAGAIVASRLECSTAMPAEPELLDVMRTYRDQCAPELKDL, from the coding sequence ATGACAGCCTCGACCAGTACCCCACCGCTTGACGTCCTGACCATCGGACGTTGCGGCATTGACGTCTACCCCCTCCAGACCGGGGTCGGTCTGGAGGATGTGGAGTCCTTTGGCAAGTTCCTGGGAGGCAGCCCCACCAACGTGGCAGTGGCAGCCGCTCGCTACCGCCACCGCTCCGCCGTCATCACCGGTGTGGGCGATGACCCCTTCGGTCGCTTCGTCCGCCGTGAGATGCGGCGACTGGGCGTCTACGACGACTACGTCGTCACCAAGGCCGACTTCCTCACCCCGCTGACGTTCTGCGAGATCTTCCCGCCTGACGATTTTCCCCTGTACTTCTACCGCGAGCCCTCGGCTCCAGACCTGGAGCTGACCCAGGCAGACATCCCCATGGATGCCGTGCGCGAGGCAGAGATCTTCTGGATTTCCGCAACCGGTCTCAGTAAAGAACCCTCACGTACGGCGCACCATGCCGCACTCGGTGCCCGCGAGCGCAAGCGCGTTACCATCATGGATCTGGACTACCGTGCCAGCTTCTGGGAGAGCGAGGACGAGGCCCACCAGTACGTCTTTGAGGCCCTTCCTCACGTCAATGTGGCCATCGGTAACCGCGAGGAGTGCCGCATTGCTGTGGGCGAGAGCGACCCGGAGCGTGCAGCCGACGCCCTGCTCGAAGCGGGAGTGGAGGTTGCCATCGTCAAGCAGGGCATGCATGGCACGCTCGCCAAGACTCGCGACGAGCGGGTGGAGATGCCGGTGACGCCGGCAACGACCCTCAACGGCTTGGGCGCGGGCGACGCCTTCGGTGGCGCGATCTGCCACGGCCTGCTGTCGGGCTGGCCGCTGGAGAAGACCGTGTTCGCGGCCTCGACTGCCGGAGCGATTGTCGCCTCCCGGCTGGAGTGCTCCACGGCGATGCCTGCCGAGCCTGAGCTGCTGGATGTCATGCGGACCTACCGTGACCAGTGCGCTCCCGAGCTGAAGGACCTGTGA
- a CDS encoding GntR family transcriptional regulator: protein MPAPSYQLEVTVDRASSVPLHMQISEPLAALILDGTLEPGTRLEDEVSMAHRLNVSRPTARQALQRLADRGLVARRRGAGTTVTSPHVRRPMQLSSLLTDLTEGGHQVETAVVSYDQHPASDEEATFLQIDPGTDVVRVQRLRRADGEPIALMTNLIPARIAPAREELEHEGLYDLLRREGQVPASANQVISARNATAKEAEALGEHRRAALLTATRTAYDANGQVIEYGTHIYRASRYSFETTLFTS, encoded by the coding sequence ATGCCCGCTCCCTCCTATCAGCTCGAGGTCACCGTCGACCGCGCAAGCTCCGTCCCCCTCCACATGCAGATCTCCGAGCCGCTTGCGGCCCTGATCCTCGACGGCACTCTCGAGCCCGGCACCCGTCTTGAGGACGAAGTCTCGATGGCGCACCGCCTCAACGTCTCCCGACCCACCGCACGCCAGGCGCTACAGCGCCTAGCAGACCGCGGTCTGGTCGCCCGACGTCGCGGCGCGGGGACAACCGTCACCTCCCCTCACGTCCGCCGCCCGATGCAGCTCTCCAGCCTCCTCACCGACCTCACTGAGGGCGGGCACCAGGTAGAGACCGCTGTCGTGAGCTACGACCAGCACCCGGCGTCTGACGAGGAAGCGACCTTCCTGCAGATCGACCCTGGCACCGACGTCGTGCGAGTCCAGCGCCTGCGGCGCGCTGACGGCGAGCCCATCGCCTTGATGACCAACCTCATTCCGGCACGCATCGCCCCCGCACGCGAAGAGCTGGAGCACGAGGGTCTCTACGACCTCCTACGGCGCGAAGGTCAGGTTCCTGCGTCAGCCAACCAGGTCATCAGCGCCCGCAATGCCACGGCGAAGGAAGCCGAGGCACTGGGTGAGCATCGCCGGGCAGCACTGCTGACTGCCACGCGTACGGCCTACGACGCCAACGGTCAGGTCATTGAGTACGGCACACATATTTACCGCGCCTCCCGCTACTCCTTCGAGACCACACTCTTCACAAGCTGA
- a CDS encoding transaldolase family protein — translation MSIDYTPGPLLEAARTTPTVLWNDSADPDELRQSIAFGGVGATCNPTIAYTCINQKKERWIPRIKEIAEENPTMSESEIGWQVVRELSIEGAKLYEGIFEEHKGRNGRLSMQTDPRLARSAKALADQAEEFSQLAKNIIVKIPATKTGIEAIEDATYRGVSINVTVSFTVAQAVAAGEAIERGLKRREAEGKDVSTMGPVVTLMGGRLDDWLKIVAKRDRLFVDPGIFEWSGVAALKRAYHEFQARGLRARVLSAAFRNVMQWSELVGGDLVVSPPFAWQKLINDSGYKVVSKIDDEVDPRIMKALLEIPEFRRAYEPDGMSIEEFETFGATVRTLRGFMQSDEDLDGLVRDVIMPQP, via the coding sequence ATGAGCATTGATTACACCCCCGGCCCTCTTCTCGAGGCCGCCCGCACCACCCCGACGGTGCTGTGGAACGACTCCGCTGACCCCGACGAGCTTCGTCAGTCCATCGCCTTCGGAGGCGTGGGCGCCACCTGCAACCCGACCATCGCCTACACCTGCATCAACCAGAAGAAGGAGCGTTGGATCCCTCGGATCAAGGAGATCGCCGAGGAGAACCCAACGATGTCCGAGTCCGAGATCGGCTGGCAGGTTGTCCGCGAGCTGTCCATCGAGGGCGCCAAGCTCTACGAGGGCATCTTCGAGGAGCACAAGGGCCGCAACGGACGCCTGTCCATGCAGACCGACCCCCGTCTGGCCCGCAGCGCCAAGGCTCTGGCCGACCAGGCCGAGGAGTTCTCCCAGCTCGCCAAGAACATCATCGTCAAGATCCCGGCCACCAAGACCGGTATCGAGGCCATCGAGGACGCCACCTACCGCGGTGTGTCCATCAACGTCACTGTCTCCTTCACCGTCGCCCAGGCTGTCGCCGCTGGTGAGGCCATTGAGCGCGGACTCAAGCGCCGCGAGGCTGAGGGCAAGGACGTCTCCACCATGGGCCCGGTCGTCACCCTCATGGGTGGGCGCCTGGATGACTGGCTCAAGATCGTGGCCAAGCGTGACCGTCTCTTCGTGGACCCGGGCATCTTCGAGTGGTCTGGCGTGGCCGCCCTCAAGCGCGCCTACCACGAGTTCCAGGCCCGTGGCCTGCGCGCCCGCGTGCTGTCCGCAGCCTTCCGCAACGTGATGCAGTGGTCTGAGCTCGTTGGCGGTGACCTGGTGGTCTCTCCGCCCTTCGCCTGGCAGAAGCTGATCAACGACTCCGGCTACAAGGTCGTGTCCAAGATTGACGACGAGGTCGACCCGAGGATCATGAAGGCCCTGCTCGAGATCCCCGAGTTCCGCCGCGCCTACGAGCCCGACGGCATGTCCATCGAGGAGTTCGAGACCTTCGGTGCCACCGTGCGTACCCTGCGCGGATTCATGCAGTCTGACGAGGACCTTGACGGCCTCGTCCGCGACGTCATCATGCCCCAGCCGTGA
- the iolG gene encoding inositol 2-dehydrogenase: MLNIALIGAGRIGHVHAKTIAAHPQAALALVCDPFGDAAEKLASQYGTRSCKDAEDVFADPEVDAVVIGSPTPLHIPHLLAAAKAGKAVLCEKPIALDMKDVVAAQTELDAITTPVMFGFNRRFDPNFAAVRSAVNDGRIGDLEQLTIISRDPAAPPVEYIKVSGGIFRDMTIHDFDTARFFLGDIVEVHAVGQNLDPAIKETGDYDAAVVTLRAASGAVATIINNRHCASGYDQRLEASGRDGALFAENVRATTVRLSNAEVTDAQEPYLDFFLERYADAYRIELSAFIEAVEAGAPTPTTIADAVEALRLAEAATESARTGQPVRLA; encoded by the coding sequence ATGCTGAACATCGCCCTCATCGGCGCCGGCCGCATCGGCCACGTCCACGCCAAGACCATCGCCGCCCACCCCCAGGCCGCCCTGGCCCTGGTGTGCGACCCCTTCGGCGACGCCGCCGAGAAGCTGGCCAGCCAGTACGGCACCCGCTCCTGCAAGGACGCTGAGGACGTCTTCGCCGATCCCGAGGTCGACGCCGTCGTCATCGGGTCCCCCACACCGCTGCACATCCCGCACCTGCTGGCCGCCGCCAAGGCCGGCAAGGCCGTGCTGTGCGAGAAGCCCATCGCCCTGGACATGAAGGACGTCGTTGCCGCCCAGACCGAGCTCGACGCCATCACCACCCCCGTGATGTTCGGCTTCAACCGCCGCTTCGACCCCAACTTCGCCGCCGTCCGCTCGGCAGTAAACGACGGCCGCATCGGTGACCTGGAGCAGCTCACCATCATCTCCCGCGATCCCGCCGCCCCGCCGGTGGAGTACATCAAGGTGTCCGGCGGCATCTTCCGCGACATGACGATCCACGACTTCGACACCGCTCGCTTCTTCCTGGGGGACATCGTTGAGGTCCACGCCGTCGGCCAGAACCTCGACCCCGCCATCAAGGAGACCGGCGACTACGACGCCGCCGTCGTCACCCTACGTGCCGCTTCTGGCGCCGTGGCCACGATCATCAACAACCGCCACTGCGCCTCCGGCTACGACCAGCGTCTGGAGGCCTCAGGTCGCGACGGCGCTCTGTTCGCTGAGAACGTCCGCGCCACCACGGTGCGCCTGTCCAACGCTGAGGTGACTGACGCCCAGGAGCCGTACCTCGACTTCTTCCTCGAGCGCTATGCCGACGCCTACCGCATCGAGCTGTCTGCCTTCATCGAGGCCGTTGAGGCCGGCGCTCCGACCCCGACCACCATCGCCGACGCCGTTGAGGCTCTGCGCCTGGCCGAGGCTGCCACGGAGTCCGCCAGGACCGGACAGCCCGTCCGCCTGGCCTGA
- a CDS encoding LacI family DNA-binding transcriptional regulator, whose protein sequence is MPRSRRAVTIATVATRAGRSISTVSAALNNAPGVALTTRREILQVAAELGYEADPRARLMRASHAGIIGVSYFPGQAFQAELVDGLYRAAQVHGHGLGLAASTPRHAEAEGIRALVRNRCEAIIVVDSHLPHEQLREAAGAVPLLLLCRQSHAEGVDAVRSQDEVAVARLVEHVLSTGRREIVYVDGGAASSAQLRAQAYQQAMEARGMRAHVVPGGDNEEVGIRAVAALADCGGLPQALLLYNDRAALGALMELRRRGVRVPQEVAVAGFDGIEMTALSAVDLTTMRQDVDVITDVAVRHLIEQLGCEDPGWRTTVGQGVLRFAQAGGGSLFTVPAQLVVRGSTAVC, encoded by the coding sequence GTGCCCCGCTCTCGGCGCGCGGTCACGATCGCGACCGTGGCCACACGTGCAGGCCGATCGATCTCGACGGTCTCGGCTGCGCTCAACAACGCCCCCGGCGTCGCTTTGACTACTCGCCGGGAGATTCTCCAGGTCGCGGCGGAGCTTGGCTACGAGGCCGATCCTCGCGCCCGGCTCATGCGTGCCTCGCACGCGGGGATCATCGGGGTGTCTTATTTCCCCGGCCAGGCCTTCCAGGCGGAGCTGGTAGACGGACTGTACCGCGCCGCCCAGGTTCACGGGCATGGCCTGGGGCTGGCTGCCTCGACTCCACGCCACGCAGAGGCGGAGGGAATCCGCGCCCTGGTGCGCAACCGCTGCGAGGCGATCATCGTGGTTGACTCACACCTTCCCCATGAGCAGCTGCGGGAGGCCGCCGGAGCGGTTCCCCTGCTCCTGCTGTGTCGGCAGAGTCATGCCGAGGGTGTGGACGCCGTGCGCTCCCAGGATGAGGTGGCCGTGGCCCGGCTAGTCGAGCACGTGCTGTCCACCGGGCGGCGGGAGATTGTGTACGTCGACGGCGGGGCGGCCTCGTCCGCGCAGCTGCGCGCTCAGGCCTACCAGCAGGCGATGGAGGCCCGTGGCATGAGGGCCCACGTGGTACCGGGTGGGGATAACGAGGAGGTGGGGATCCGGGCGGTGGCAGCACTCGCGGACTGTGGCGGGCTGCCCCAGGCGCTCCTGCTCTACAACGACCGCGCCGCTCTGGGTGCCCTAATGGAGCTGCGGCGACGAGGGGTGCGGGTGCCGCAGGAGGTCGCGGTCGCCGGCTTTGACGGGATCGAGATGACGGCACTGAGCGCTGTGGACCTGACCACGATGCGCCAGGACGTTGACGTGATAACTGACGTTGCCGTTCGTCACCTCATTGAGCAGCTGGGCTGTGAGGATCCTGGTTGGCGTACCACGGTGGGGCAGGGGGTACTGCGTTTCGCCCAGGCCGGAGGCGGCAGCCTGTTCACCGTGCCGGCGCAGCTGGTGGTCCGTGGTTCCACCGCCGTGTGCTGA
- a CDS encoding Gfo/Idh/MocA family protein: MDQTLSVAVIGAGMAGTTHANAWRQVGTVFDLGLPKVRLAAIADAYEPFAVDAAERYGYEKAVTDWRDIADDPSIDMVSIVVGNALHREIAEAMIRSGKHVLCEKPLADTLENAKAMAEAEAAIPGVVTSTGFTYRRNAAVAEIKKLVETGHLGEINHINARYWCDYGADPSTPMAWRYSGPMGSGALGDVGSHLIDTAETICGRLVSVSGGALVTAIKERPVAKGHVTRGTALDTSNAEMAPVTNDDVASFTGVFENGAVGTFSASRITWGMPNAMMIDVHGSQGRAYWDLARTGEIMVDDASAPAGLSGPRQVLVNPTFPYFERGSSMAFGGVGCTQIEQFTYQAYAFLQQVAGVAEAESLPRCATFADGYREMLIANAVAESAANGGAAVDVSRFNK, translated from the coding sequence ATGGATCAGACACTCTCCGTCGCCGTCATCGGTGCAGGTATGGCCGGCACCACCCACGCCAACGCCTGGCGACAGGTCGGCACCGTCTTCGACCTCGGCCTCCCCAAGGTCCGCCTCGCAGCCATCGCCGACGCCTACGAGCCCTTTGCCGTCGACGCCGCGGAGCGCTACGGCTACGAGAAGGCCGTCACTGACTGGCGCGACATCGCCGACGACCCCAGCATCGACATGGTCTCCATCGTGGTCGGCAACGCCCTGCACCGAGAGATTGCCGAAGCGATGATCCGCTCCGGCAAGCACGTCCTGTGCGAGAAGCCCCTGGCGGACACACTCGAGAACGCCAAGGCCATGGCCGAGGCTGAAGCGGCCATCCCCGGCGTCGTCACCTCCACCGGCTTCACCTACCGCCGCAACGCGGCCGTGGCCGAGATCAAGAAGCTGGTCGAGACCGGCCACCTGGGCGAGATCAACCACATCAACGCCCGCTACTGGTGCGACTACGGCGCTGACCCGTCCACCCCGATGGCCTGGCGCTACTCCGGCCCCATGGGCTCCGGCGCCCTGGGCGACGTCGGCTCCCACCTCATCGACACCGCAGAGACCATCTGTGGTCGCCTGGTCTCCGTCTCCGGTGGCGCCCTCGTCACGGCGATCAAGGAGCGCCCTGTCGCCAAGGGCCACGTCACCCGCGGCACCGCGCTGGACACCTCCAACGCGGAGATGGCTCCGGTCACCAACGACGACGTCGCCTCCTTCACTGGAGTCTTCGAGAACGGCGCCGTCGGCACCTTCTCCGCCTCGCGCATCACTTGGGGCATGCCCAACGCCATGATGATCGACGTTCACGGCTCCCAGGGCCGCGCCTACTGGGACCTGGCTCGCACCGGCGAGATCATGGTCGACGACGCCTCGGCACCTGCCGGACTGTCCGGCCCCCGCCAGGTCCTGGTCAACCCTACCTTCCCCTACTTCGAGCGCGGTTCCTCCATGGCCTTCGGCGGCGTGGGCTGCACCCAGATCGAGCAGTTCACCTACCAGGCCTACGCCTTCCTCCAGCAGGTCGCTGGTGTGGCAGAAGCCGAGTCGCTGCCTCGCTGCGCCACCTTCGCCGACGGCTACCGCGAGATGCTCATTGCCAACGCTGTTGCCGAGTCAGCAGCCAACGGAGGCGCCGCCGTCGACGTCTCTCGCTTCAACAAGTGA
- a CDS encoding sugar phosphate isomerase/epimerase family protein yields the protein MALTYGAYTACLGDHSLSETLDVLKAAGLTGAEVNVGGFIPSPHCPVDSLLASKTAREDYLGIFEDKGMVLSGLNTSGNPTSPLPNEGLKHAEDLRNAIRLAGALGVKEIVTMSGTPGTDPTAKYPTWVVNPWNGIDMEILDYQWSVVVPFFKEIDALARDNDVKVCLELHPRNLVFNVPSFERLIEETAATNLRVNMDPSHLFWQQMDPIAATKRLGNLIGHVHAKDTKIFPGASYRGVLDTDFGHVPAEAEGKVPVAYGYWCNSWPQDPAWRFVAFGLGHDTDYWTEFLRAIEQADPNMNVNIEHEDAEYGNVEGLQISASNLLAAAKAL from the coding sequence ATGGCACTCACCTACGGCGCCTACACCGCCTGCCTCGGCGACCACAGCCTGTCCGAGACCCTCGACGTCCTCAAGGCTGCCGGCCTGACCGGCGCAGAGGTCAACGTCGGAGGATTCATCCCCTCCCCTCACTGCCCCGTTGACTCGCTGCTCGCCTCCAAGACCGCCCGCGAGGACTACCTGGGGATCTTCGAAGACAAGGGCATGGTCCTGTCCGGTCTCAACACCTCCGGCAACCCCACCTCGCCGCTGCCCAACGAGGGCCTCAAGCACGCCGAGGACCTGCGCAACGCTATCCGCCTAGCCGGCGCACTGGGCGTGAAGGAAATCGTCACGATGTCGGGCACCCCCGGCACCGACCCGACCGCCAAGTACCCCACCTGGGTTGTCAACCCCTGGAACGGGATCGACATGGAGATCCTGGACTACCAGTGGAGCGTCGTCGTTCCTTTCTTCAAGGAGATCGACGCGCTCGCCCGGGACAATGACGTCAAGGTCTGCCTGGAGCTCCACCCGCGCAACCTCGTCTTCAACGTTCCCTCCTTCGAGCGTCTGATTGAGGAGACCGCCGCGACGAACCTGCGCGTCAACATGGACCCCTCGCACCTGTTCTGGCAGCAGATGGATCCCATCGCCGCCACCAAGCGCCTGGGCAACCTCATCGGTCACGTCCACGCCAAGGACACCAAGATCTTCCCCGGAGCCTCCTACCGCGGCGTTCTCGACACCGACTTCGGCCACGTCCCGGCTGAGGCTGAGGGCAAGGTCCCCGTGGCCTACGGCTACTGGTGCAACTCCTGGCCCCAGGACCCGGCATGGCGCTTCGTCGCCTTCGGCCTGGGCCACGACACCGACTACTGGACCGAGTTCCTGCGCGCCATCGAGCAGGCTGACCCGAACATGAACGTCAACATCGAGCACGAGGACGCCGAGTACGGCAACGTCGAGGGCCTGCAGATTTCCGCCTCGAATCTGCTGGCTGCTGCCAAGGCGCTGTGA